A section of the Gasterosteus aculeatus chromosome 10, fGasAcu3.hap1.1, whole genome shotgun sequence genome encodes:
- the LOC120825975 gene encoding antigen peptide transporter 2-like isoform X1, producing the protein MKVKVDQTSDCSDREGYADDCSCMTTADMAKVTRKGIALVSAVCVDLSLFYAAGLVATRSVFGHFARLWLHAALRCSALSAVTLLTLGDLNPLLIRVIASHSLLPAVFETGTKALYREETECGPSADARCWLVCAAASLVGALFWEITVPDAEDAAAGKEKKQKARVLFLRVLALHKPEYLLLLGGLLMLTLAVLCEMFIPFYTGRVIDILGTQYRPNEFVSALLFMGLYSLGSSFSAGCRGGFLMCAISTFTCRIKVQLFGALTRQEIGFFETTKTGEITSRLSKDTTLMGRAVCLNVNVLLRTFIKTLGMISLMMNLSWKLTFLVLMEVPITSLIQNIYDTHYQRLSLAVHDSMALANEVVNEVVSSIHVVRSFNTEKHEARRYDDRLMDTHILKMRQNAVRAVYLLARRLTGLGMQVVMMYYGRLFIRSGQMTTGNLVSFILYQSDLGDNIRTLTYIFGDMLNSVGAAGKVFEYLDRKAQVSMEGKLKPDQLTGNVVFRNLSFAYPTYPDKTVLQDFSLELKSGQMTALVGTSGKGKSTCVSLLQRFYEQQDGEILLDNEPLKSYDHRFLHKKIALVSQEPVLFSGSIRDNIAYGLAECSLDEIQEAARKANAHDFIMKLEKGYDAEVGEGGGQLSKSQRQQIAIARALVRQPQVLILDEITSSLDMTSENKIHQALASCPNQTLLVIAHKLRTIQRADQIVVIDGGRVQERGTHQELMELKGSYYRLREELFEEENPAQ; encoded by the exons atgaaagtgaaagtggaCCAAACATCAGACTGCAGCGACAGAGAAGGTTATGCAGACGACTGTAGCTGCATGACGACAGCCGATATGGCAAAAGTAACCCGCAAAGGCATCGCTTTGGTGTCCGCAGTCTGCGTGGACCTGTCCTTGTTTTACGCAGCGGGACTGGTGGCGACTCGCAGCGTGTTTGGACACTTTGCGCGTCTCTGGCTCCACGCGGCTCTCCGCTGCTCGGCACTGAGCGCCGTGACTCTGCTCACCCTCGGAGATCTCAACCCGTTGCTGATCCGCGTTATCGCGTCGCACAGTCTGCTGCCCGCGGTGTTTGAGACCGGAACCAAAGCGCTCTACCGCGAGGAGACCGAATGCGGCCCGTCGGCGGATGCGCGCTGCTGGCTCGTTTGCGCCGCAGCGTCGCTAGTCGGTGCGCTGTTTTGGGAAATCACCGTGCCGGACGCGGAAGATGCTGCCGCCGGTaaagagaagaaacagaagGCCAGAGTGCTGTTTTTGAGAGTCCTGGCCTTGCACAAACCCGAATATCTGCTGCTCCTTGGGGGGCTGCTGATGCTGACGCTGGCAGTTTTGT GTGAGATGTTCATCCCGTTCTACACTGGCAGAGTCATTGACATCCTTGGCACTCAGTATCGGCCCAATGAATTTGTATCTGCGCTTCTTTTCATGGGACTATACTCTCTGGGCAG CTCTTTTAGtgcaggctgcagaggaggtTTCTTAATGTGCGCCATCAGCACCTTCACGTGCAGAATTAAAGTCCAGCTGTTTGGGGCTTTGACCAGACAGGAGATTGGGTTCTTTGAGACAACAAAGACAG GGGAAATCACATCAAGGTTGTCTAAAGACACCACCCTGATGGGAAGAGCGGTGTGTCTCAATGTCAACGTGCTGCTGAGGACGTTCATCAAGACGCTGGGCATGATCTCCCTGATGATGAATCTTTCCTGGAAGCTCACATTCCTGGTATTGATGGAGGTGCCCATCACCAGCCTCATTCAGAACATCTAtgacacacactaccag CGGCTGTCCCTGGCAGTGCACGACTCCATGGCTCTGGCAAATGAAGTCGTGAACGAGGTGGTGTCCAGTATTCATGTGGTACGTAGCTtcaacacagagaaacacgAAGCCCGTCGTTATGACGACCGCttgatggacacacacatccTGAAGATGCGCCAGAACGCTGTCAGAGCTGTTTACCTTCTCGCACGCAGG ttgaCAGGCTTAGGCATGCAGGTGGTCATGATGTACTACGGCAGGCTGTTCATCCGGAGTGGACAGATGACCACTGGAAACCTGGTTTCCTTCATCCTCTACCAGTCAGATCTTGGAGACAACATCAGG ACACTGACCTACATCTTTGGCGACATGCTGAACTCGGTGGGGGCTGCTGGGAAAGTGTTTGAGTACCTGGACCGTAAAGCTCAGGTCAGCATGGAGGGGAAACTCAAACCGGATCAGCTGACAGGGAACGTCGTCTTCCGCAATCTCAGCTTCGCCTATCCTACTTACCCCGACAAAACAGTACTGCAG GACTTTTCATTGGAGCTGAAGTCAGGTCAGATGACAGCGCTGGTGGGAACATctggaaaagggaaaagcacATGTGTGAGTCTGCTGCAGCGCTTCTATGAGCAGCAGGACGGAGAAATCCTATTGGACAACGAACCACTGAAATCCTATGACCACCGTTTCCTCCACAAGAAG attgCTTTGGTGAGCCAGGAGCCTGTCCTCTTCTCTGGCTCCATCAGAGACAACATCGCCTACGGGCTCGCTGAATGCTCATTGGATGAGATCCAGGAAGCAGCACGCAAAGCCAACGCACACGACTTCATCATGAAGCTGGAGAAGGGCTACGATGCAG AggtgggtgagggtgggggCCAACTATCTAAGAGCCAGAGGCAGCAGATCGCCATCGCTCGAGCTCTGGTCAGGCAGCCACAGGTCCTCATTCTAGATGAAATAACCAGCTCTCTGGACATGACCAGTGAAAACAAG ATTCACCAGGCTTTGGCCAGTTGTCCTAACCAGACCCTGCTGGTGATCGCCCACAAGCTGAGGACCATCCAGAGGGCCGATCAGATTGTTGTGATCGATGGCGGCAGAGTTCAGGAGCGAGGGACTCACCAGGAACTGATGGAGTTGAAGGGGAGCTACTACCGACTGAGGGAGGAGCTCTTTGAAGAGGAAAATCCAGCACAGTGA
- the LOC120825975 gene encoding antigen peptide transporter 2-like isoform X2 translates to MKVKVDQTSDCSDREGYADDCSCMTTADMAKVTRKGIALVSAVCVDLSLFYAAGLVATRSVFGHFARLWLHAALRCSALSAVTLLTLGDLNPLLIRVIASHSLLPAVFETGTKALYREETECGPSADARCWLVCAAASLVGALFWEITVPDAEDAAAGKEKKQKARVLFLRVLALHKPEYLLLLGGLLMLTLAVLCEMFIPFYTGRVIDILGTQYRPNEFVSALLFMGLYSLGSSFSAGCRGGFLMCAISTFTCRIKVQLFGALTRQEIGFFETTKTGEITSRLSKDTTLMGRAVCLNVNVLLRTFIKTLGMISLMMNLSWKLTFLVLMEVPITSLIQNIYDTHYQRLSLAVHDSMALANEVVNEVVSSIHVVRSFNTEKHEARRYDDRLMDTHILKMRQNAVRAVYLLARRLTGLGMQVVMMYYGRLFIRSGQMTTGNLVSFILYQSDLGDNIRTLTYIFGDMLNSVGAAGKVFEYLDRKAQVSMEGKLKPDQLTGNVVFRNLSFAYPTYPDKTVLQDFSLELKSGQMTALVGTSGKGKSTCVSLLQRFYEQQDGEILLDNEPLKSYDHRFLHKKIALVSQEPVLFSGSIRDNIAYGLAECSLDEIQEAARKANAHDFIMKLEKGYDAEVGEGGGQLSKSQRQQIAIARALVRQPQVLILDEITSSLDMTSENKDKRFAEWLVTLLSPTQQHKSTERGICVSLTLHRFTRLWPVVLTRPCW, encoded by the exons atgaaagtgaaagtggaCCAAACATCAGACTGCAGCGACAGAGAAGGTTATGCAGACGACTGTAGCTGCATGACGACAGCCGATATGGCAAAAGTAACCCGCAAAGGCATCGCTTTGGTGTCCGCAGTCTGCGTGGACCTGTCCTTGTTTTACGCAGCGGGACTGGTGGCGACTCGCAGCGTGTTTGGACACTTTGCGCGTCTCTGGCTCCACGCGGCTCTCCGCTGCTCGGCACTGAGCGCCGTGACTCTGCTCACCCTCGGAGATCTCAACCCGTTGCTGATCCGCGTTATCGCGTCGCACAGTCTGCTGCCCGCGGTGTTTGAGACCGGAACCAAAGCGCTCTACCGCGAGGAGACCGAATGCGGCCCGTCGGCGGATGCGCGCTGCTGGCTCGTTTGCGCCGCAGCGTCGCTAGTCGGTGCGCTGTTTTGGGAAATCACCGTGCCGGACGCGGAAGATGCTGCCGCCGGTaaagagaagaaacagaagGCCAGAGTGCTGTTTTTGAGAGTCCTGGCCTTGCACAAACCCGAATATCTGCTGCTCCTTGGGGGGCTGCTGATGCTGACGCTGGCAGTTTTGT GTGAGATGTTCATCCCGTTCTACACTGGCAGAGTCATTGACATCCTTGGCACTCAGTATCGGCCCAATGAATTTGTATCTGCGCTTCTTTTCATGGGACTATACTCTCTGGGCAG CTCTTTTAGtgcaggctgcagaggaggtTTCTTAATGTGCGCCATCAGCACCTTCACGTGCAGAATTAAAGTCCAGCTGTTTGGGGCTTTGACCAGACAGGAGATTGGGTTCTTTGAGACAACAAAGACAG GGGAAATCACATCAAGGTTGTCTAAAGACACCACCCTGATGGGAAGAGCGGTGTGTCTCAATGTCAACGTGCTGCTGAGGACGTTCATCAAGACGCTGGGCATGATCTCCCTGATGATGAATCTTTCCTGGAAGCTCACATTCCTGGTATTGATGGAGGTGCCCATCACCAGCCTCATTCAGAACATCTAtgacacacactaccag CGGCTGTCCCTGGCAGTGCACGACTCCATGGCTCTGGCAAATGAAGTCGTGAACGAGGTGGTGTCCAGTATTCATGTGGTACGTAGCTtcaacacagagaaacacgAAGCCCGTCGTTATGACGACCGCttgatggacacacacatccTGAAGATGCGCCAGAACGCTGTCAGAGCTGTTTACCTTCTCGCACGCAGG ttgaCAGGCTTAGGCATGCAGGTGGTCATGATGTACTACGGCAGGCTGTTCATCCGGAGTGGACAGATGACCACTGGAAACCTGGTTTCCTTCATCCTCTACCAGTCAGATCTTGGAGACAACATCAGG ACACTGACCTACATCTTTGGCGACATGCTGAACTCGGTGGGGGCTGCTGGGAAAGTGTTTGAGTACCTGGACCGTAAAGCTCAGGTCAGCATGGAGGGGAAACTCAAACCGGATCAGCTGACAGGGAACGTCGTCTTCCGCAATCTCAGCTTCGCCTATCCTACTTACCCCGACAAAACAGTACTGCAG GACTTTTCATTGGAGCTGAAGTCAGGTCAGATGACAGCGCTGGTGGGAACATctggaaaagggaaaagcacATGTGTGAGTCTGCTGCAGCGCTTCTATGAGCAGCAGGACGGAGAAATCCTATTGGACAACGAACCACTGAAATCCTATGACCACCGTTTCCTCCACAAGAAG attgCTTTGGTGAGCCAGGAGCCTGTCCTCTTCTCTGGCTCCATCAGAGACAACATCGCCTACGGGCTCGCTGAATGCTCATTGGATGAGATCCAGGAAGCAGCACGCAAAGCCAACGCACACGACTTCATCATGAAGCTGGAGAAGGGCTACGATGCAG AggtgggtgagggtgggggCCAACTATCTAAGAGCCAGAGGCAGCAGATCGCCATCGCTCGAGCTCTGGTCAGGCAGCCACAGGTCCTCATTCTAGATGAAATAACCAGCTCTCTGGACATGACCAGTGAAAACAAG gataagcggtttgcagagtGGTTGGTGACTCTGCTCTCACCAACTCAACAACACAAAAGCACTGAAAGAGGAATATGTGTGTCCTTGACCCTGCACAGATTCACCAGGCTTTGGCCAGTTGTCCTAACCAGACCCTGCTGGTGA
- the LOC120825975 gene encoding antigen peptide transporter 2-like isoform X3: MKVKVDQTSDCSDREGYADDCSCMTTADMAKVTRKGIALVSAVCVDLSLFYAAGLVATRSVFGHFARLWLHAALRCSALSAVTLLTLGDLNPLLIRVIASHSLLPAVFETGTKALYREETECGPSADARCWLVCAAASLVGALFWEITVPDAEDAAAGKEKKQKARVLFLRVLALHKPEYLLLLGGLLMLTLAVLCEMFIPFYTGRVIDILGTQYRPNEFVSALLFMGLYSLGSSFSAGCRGGFLMCAISTFTCRIKVQLFGALTRQEIGFFETTKTGEITSRLSKDTTLMGRAVCLNVNVLLRTFIKTLGMISLMMNLSWKLTFLVLMEVPITSLIQNIYDTHYQRLSLAVHDSMALANEVVNEVVSSIHVVRSFNTEKHEARRYDDRLMDTHILKMRQNAVRAVYLLARRLTGLGMQVVMMYYGRLFIRSGQMTTGNLVSFILYQSDLGDNIRTLTYIFGDMLNSVGAAGKVFEYLDRKAQVSMEGKLKPDQLTGNVVFRNLSFAYPTYPDKTVLQDFSLELKSGQMTALVGTSGKGKSTCVSLLQRFYEQQDGEILLDNEPLKSYDHRFLHKKIALVSQEPVLFSGSIRDNIAYGLAECSLDEIQEAARKANAHDFIMKLEKGYDADSPGFGQLS, translated from the exons atgaaagtgaaagtggaCCAAACATCAGACTGCAGCGACAGAGAAGGTTATGCAGACGACTGTAGCTGCATGACGACAGCCGATATGGCAAAAGTAACCCGCAAAGGCATCGCTTTGGTGTCCGCAGTCTGCGTGGACCTGTCCTTGTTTTACGCAGCGGGACTGGTGGCGACTCGCAGCGTGTTTGGACACTTTGCGCGTCTCTGGCTCCACGCGGCTCTCCGCTGCTCGGCACTGAGCGCCGTGACTCTGCTCACCCTCGGAGATCTCAACCCGTTGCTGATCCGCGTTATCGCGTCGCACAGTCTGCTGCCCGCGGTGTTTGAGACCGGAACCAAAGCGCTCTACCGCGAGGAGACCGAATGCGGCCCGTCGGCGGATGCGCGCTGCTGGCTCGTTTGCGCCGCAGCGTCGCTAGTCGGTGCGCTGTTTTGGGAAATCACCGTGCCGGACGCGGAAGATGCTGCCGCCGGTaaagagaagaaacagaagGCCAGAGTGCTGTTTTTGAGAGTCCTGGCCTTGCACAAACCCGAATATCTGCTGCTCCTTGGGGGGCTGCTGATGCTGACGCTGGCAGTTTTGT GTGAGATGTTCATCCCGTTCTACACTGGCAGAGTCATTGACATCCTTGGCACTCAGTATCGGCCCAATGAATTTGTATCTGCGCTTCTTTTCATGGGACTATACTCTCTGGGCAG CTCTTTTAGtgcaggctgcagaggaggtTTCTTAATGTGCGCCATCAGCACCTTCACGTGCAGAATTAAAGTCCAGCTGTTTGGGGCTTTGACCAGACAGGAGATTGGGTTCTTTGAGACAACAAAGACAG GGGAAATCACATCAAGGTTGTCTAAAGACACCACCCTGATGGGAAGAGCGGTGTGTCTCAATGTCAACGTGCTGCTGAGGACGTTCATCAAGACGCTGGGCATGATCTCCCTGATGATGAATCTTTCCTGGAAGCTCACATTCCTGGTATTGATGGAGGTGCCCATCACCAGCCTCATTCAGAACATCTAtgacacacactaccag CGGCTGTCCCTGGCAGTGCACGACTCCATGGCTCTGGCAAATGAAGTCGTGAACGAGGTGGTGTCCAGTATTCATGTGGTACGTAGCTtcaacacagagaaacacgAAGCCCGTCGTTATGACGACCGCttgatggacacacacatccTGAAGATGCGCCAGAACGCTGTCAGAGCTGTTTACCTTCTCGCACGCAGG ttgaCAGGCTTAGGCATGCAGGTGGTCATGATGTACTACGGCAGGCTGTTCATCCGGAGTGGACAGATGACCACTGGAAACCTGGTTTCCTTCATCCTCTACCAGTCAGATCTTGGAGACAACATCAGG ACACTGACCTACATCTTTGGCGACATGCTGAACTCGGTGGGGGCTGCTGGGAAAGTGTTTGAGTACCTGGACCGTAAAGCTCAGGTCAGCATGGAGGGGAAACTCAAACCGGATCAGCTGACAGGGAACGTCGTCTTCCGCAATCTCAGCTTCGCCTATCCTACTTACCCCGACAAAACAGTACTGCAG GACTTTTCATTGGAGCTGAAGTCAGGTCAGATGACAGCGCTGGTGGGAACATctggaaaagggaaaagcacATGTGTGAGTCTGCTGCAGCGCTTCTATGAGCAGCAGGACGGAGAAATCCTATTGGACAACGAACCACTGAAATCCTATGACCACCGTTTCCTCCACAAGAAG attgCTTTGGTGAGCCAGGAGCCTGTCCTCTTCTCTGGCTCCATCAGAGACAACATCGCCTACGGGCTCGCTGAATGCTCATTGGATGAGATCCAGGAAGCAGCACGCAAAGCCAACGCACACGACTTCATCATGAAGCTGGAGAAGGGCTACGATGCAG ATTCACCAGGCTTTGGCCAGTTGTCCTAA
- the LOC120826008 gene encoding proteasome subunit beta type-9, translating into MLQETGTEWLSQEVKTGTTIIAVEFDGGVVLGSDSRVSAGASVVNRVMNKLSPLHDKIYCALSGSAADAQTIAEVVHYQLDVHSIEIDEDPQVRSAATLVRNISYKYKEELSAHLIVAGWDRRDGGQVFATLSGLLTRQPFAVGGSGSSYVYGFVDAEFRGGMSKEECQQFVVNTLSLAINRDGSSGGVAYIVSIDEHGTEEKVVLGNDLPTFFDQ; encoded by the exons ATGTTGCAGGAGACGGGGACGGAGTGGTTGTCTCAGGAGGTGAAGACCGGA ACCACCATCATCGCCGTAGAGTTTGACGGAGGGGTCGTGCTGGGGTCTGATTCCAGAGTGTCTGCAGG ggcGTCGGTGGTGAACAGGGTGATGAACAAGCTGTCTCCCCTCCATGACAAGATCTACTGTGCTCTGTCCGGCTCTGCAGCCGACGCTCAGACCATCGCCGAGGTCGTCCACTACCAGCTCGATGTCCACAG TATCGAGATCGATGAGGACCCACAGGTTCGCTCAGCGGCCACTCTGGTGAGGAACATCTCGTACAAGTACAAAGAGGAGCTGTCGGCCCATCTCATCGTGGCCGGCTGGGACAGAAGAGACGGGGGACAG GTGTTTGCCACCCTGAGTGGTCTCCTGACGAGGCAGCCCTTTGCCGTGGGCGGCTCTGGAAGCTCATATGTTTATGGGTTTGTTGATGCTGAGTTTCGCGGAGGCATGAGCAAGGAGGAGTGCCAGCAGTTTGTTGTCAACA CTCTGTCTTTGGCGATAAACCGCGATGGCTCCAGTGGAGGCGTGGCCTATattgtgtccattgatgaacACGGCACGGAGGAGAAAGTGGTTCTAGGAAATGACTTACCCACCTTCTTTGACCAGTAA